The DNA segment GTTTAAGGCTGATATGGGTGTTTTGAAATGTAGGTTTAAGGATTTGAAGAGGTATGTTAAGCTTGATTTCAATGATGAAGATGAGCTTATAGCTAGACGTGTTAATTTCCCATTGATCGGAGATGTTGAGGTTTCCATCGTTGATACAGGCGTCCCCCATGTAGTGATATTCTTGGATGATGTGGATAAGGCTAACATAAACTTGTATGCTGAAGCCATATCCAAGAATAAGAAGATATTCCCTGAAGGTATATGTGTAAATCTAGTTGAAGTTTTAAATGATCATTCCATTAAGGTTAGGACTTATGAGAGTGGTGTTTGGGATGAAACTTATGCTTGTGGAACTGGTTCAACGGCTTCAGCTGCTGTAGCTCATCGCCTTGGATTGGTTAAGAGTGGGATTGTTGATGTTCATGTTCGTGGTGGAATGCTTAAG comes from the Candidatus Methanomethylicota archaeon genome and includes:
- the dapF gene encoding diaminopimelate epimerase, with the protein product MILDVEFVKYHGCGNDFIIVDELGGEVVPEAFKGAFSMKVCRRRFSVGADDVLFIVPSTCGAHGFMRVLEPDGTEAEMCGNGLRCVAAYLSERLGLDKLLIETRAGLKFVEKVGDGWFKADMGVLKCRFKDLKRYVKLDFNDEDELIARRVNFPLIGDVEVSIVDTGVPHVVIFLDDVDKANINLYAEAISKNKKIFPEGICVNLVEVLNDHSIKVRTYESGVWDETYACGTGSTASAAVAHRLGLVKSGIVDVHVRGGMLKIVIRDRLQMIGPAEKVFTGRIRIEV